A section of the Ruania halotolerans genome encodes:
- a CDS encoding response regulator transcription factor, translating to MSIRLALVDDSTLVRTGLRTLATHDGDIAVVAEAGTGRAGVAEVRRTRPDVVLMDLRMPEMDGIEATAQICADPELAQVRVLVLTTFDEDAEILAAVRAGASGYLLKDISPEELREAIRTVAKGERALGAAALSALVHAVAEHHTNAPGEAALARLASLTDRERDVLVCVGRGQSNDEIAGTLFLSPATARTYVSRLLAKLEARDRSQLVVLAYETHLITPGSG from the coding sequence ATGAGTATCCGACTAGCCCTCGTGGACGACTCCACCCTGGTACGGACCGGGCTACGCACCCTCGCCACCCACGACGGCGACATCGCCGTGGTGGCCGAGGCCGGGACCGGGCGGGCCGGCGTGGCCGAGGTGCGCCGCACGAGACCGGACGTGGTGCTGATGGACCTGCGGATGCCGGAGATGGATGGAATCGAGGCCACTGCCCAGATCTGCGCTGATCCTGAGCTGGCGCAGGTACGCGTGCTGGTGCTCACCACCTTCGACGAGGACGCAGAGATCCTCGCCGCAGTGCGCGCCGGAGCGAGCGGGTATCTGCTCAAGGACATCTCCCCGGAAGAGTTGCGCGAGGCGATCCGGACCGTGGCGAAGGGGGAGCGCGCGCTGGGCGCGGCGGCGCTGAGCGCGCTGGTCCATGCCGTGGCCGAGCACCACACGAACGCCCCGGGTGAAGCAGCATTGGCCCGGCTCGCGAGCCTGACCGACCGGGAACGAGACGTTCTCGTGTGCGTCGGGCGGGGGCAGTCCAACGATGAGATCGCCGGCACCTTGTTCCTCAGCCCCGCCACTGCGCGCACCTACGTGAGCCGCCTGCTCGCCAAGCTCGAGGCTCGTGATCGTTCCCAGCTGGTGGTGCTTGCCTATGAGACACACCTGATCACACCTGGATCCGGCTAG
- a CDS encoding aminotransferase class V-fold PLP-dependent enzyme, which produces MNDAAVAQQFAPETLYLNTASAGLPPQATVEAVRTHLDRWSAGRVQAPEFDEIVGRCRELYAALVGLDPATVAVGSQVSAMVAPIAAWVPGGAEVLVPAGEFTSVSFPFLAQAPRGVRVREVPLADLPTAVGPATALVAVAAVQSADGAMVDLPALRAACAANSAEILLDLTQSAGWLPLDLAGVAFTVCAGYKWLLAPRGTGYLSVRADLMDAVMPGQAGWYAGEDRWSAIYGGPLRLAADARRFDVSPAWPAWVGAEPSLRLLTEIGRATLHEHAVGLARRFTAALGLEPTNSAIVSLGVDEVGVRTLASAGIVTATRAGKVRFSFHVHNTAEDVDRVVPLLRGRLT; this is translated from the coding sequence ATGAACGATGCGGCCGTGGCGCAGCAGTTCGCGCCGGAGACCCTCTACCTGAACACCGCCTCCGCGGGGCTGCCACCCCAGGCCACTGTGGAGGCGGTGCGCACGCACCTGGACCGGTGGAGTGCCGGCCGGGTCCAGGCACCGGAGTTCGACGAGATCGTGGGGCGGTGCCGGGAACTGTACGCCGCGCTGGTGGGGCTCGACCCTGCCACCGTGGCAGTGGGCAGTCAGGTCTCGGCCATGGTGGCCCCGATCGCCGCCTGGGTTCCCGGCGGTGCCGAGGTGCTCGTGCCGGCCGGGGAGTTCACCTCCGTCTCATTCCCCTTCCTCGCCCAGGCGCCGCGAGGTGTACGTGTCCGCGAGGTGCCGCTGGCCGATCTCCCGACGGCGGTGGGCCCAGCGACCGCGCTGGTGGCCGTGGCCGCCGTGCAGTCCGCCGACGGGGCCATGGTCGACCTGCCCGCGCTACGTGCCGCATGTGCGGCGAACAGTGCCGAGATCCTGCTGGACCTCACCCAGTCCGCCGGGTGGCTGCCGCTGGACCTGGCCGGCGTGGCGTTCACCGTCTGTGCCGGGTACAAGTGGCTGCTCGCCCCCCGGGGTACCGGCTATCTGAGCGTGCGGGCGGATTTGATGGACGCCGTCATGCCGGGGCAGGCCGGCTGGTACGCGGGCGAGGACCGGTGGTCGGCGATCTACGGCGGCCCGCTGCGTCTGGCGGCCGATGCCCGGCGGTTCGACGTGTCCCCGGCGTGGCCCGCATGGGTGGGCGCTGAGCCCTCGCTGCGGCTGCTCACCGAGATCGGCCGGGCCACGTTGCACGAACACGCGGTCGGGCTTGCCCGGAGGTTCACCGCGGCACTGGGCCTGGAGCCGACGAATTCGGCGATCGTCTCCCTCGGCGTGGATGAGGTAGGCGTGCGGACGCTCGCGAGCGCCGGGATCGTCACCGCCACCCGTGCGGGGAAGGTGCGGTTCTCCTTCCATGTGCACAACACCGCCGAAGACGTCGACCGCGTCGTGCCGCTACTCCGTGGGCGCCTGACCTGA
- a CDS encoding FMN-dependent NADH-azoreductase, translating into MSLFRLDASIMPAMSASRSLADLVESEWSTAHPDSVVTRRDLAQDPVPANVWSDVVTSGHLAPGERTGEQAAAHAFATTLADELIDAEALLFAVPLYNYGVSQHVKTWFDVAYTDPRIDPTGTALRGKPATLVTVLGGNYAAGSPKEGWDHSTGWLRRILEDVWGLDLRVVQRPFTLVGVNPALDAFADVANELKEDAERSARTYGRELAATRESRVA; encoded by the coding sequence ATGTCCCTCTTCCGCCTGGACGCCAGCATCATGCCCGCGATGTCAGCCAGCCGTTCGCTCGCCGACCTCGTCGAGTCGGAGTGGTCTACCGCCCATCCCGACTCAGTCGTCACCCGTCGTGACCTCGCGCAGGACCCGGTGCCTGCGAACGTCTGGTCCGACGTGGTCACCTCGGGTCACCTCGCCCCCGGGGAGCGGACCGGGGAACAAGCCGCGGCTCACGCTTTCGCCACGACGCTCGCCGATGAACTGATCGACGCCGAGGCGCTGCTGTTCGCGGTGCCGTTGTACAACTACGGCGTCTCCCAGCACGTCAAGACCTGGTTCGACGTCGCATATACCGACCCGCGCATCGATCCCACCGGCACCGCGCTGCGAGGCAAACCCGCGACTCTCGTCACGGTGCTGGGCGGCAACTACGCCGCGGGGTCACCGAAGGAGGGATGGGATCACTCCACCGGATGGCTGCGTCGCATCCTCGAGGACGTCTGGGGCCTTGACCTCCGCGTCGTCCAGCGTCCGTTCACGCTCGTGGGCGTCAACCCTGCGCTCGATGCCTTCGCCGATGTCGCGAACGAGCTCAAGGAGGACGCCGAGAGGTCCGCGCGCACCTACGGGCGTGAGCTCGCGGCAACTCGGGAGAGCCGCGTCGCCTGA
- a CDS encoding carbohydrate ABC transporter permease, whose translation MTATQTPVAADESPPMTVGGARPLRLVIGAVGAVVVAWAAGNVFLALAYYPEWFFDNRLLMAVVGMIAGVGGAALLFYFVNVFIEGMPQRLSEGVIPYVFVLPSFFLLALVLVYPTLQTINYSFANNDSTAYIGFENYAAIFASGEFWLSLTNNALWLIVVPALTVVVGLVVALFADRLSAQSEKVAKSFIFLPMAISFVAASTIWAIQIYSPNEDIGLLNAIVTTLGGDAQNWIRLDTLRLNSFLMMVILIWMQAGFAMILLSGGIKGVPEETLEAARMDGASEPQVFFQVIIPQIKGTMITVFITVTILVLKVFDIIYVLTNGQASTNVIANLFFQELFTFQRAGRASAIVVVLLLLVTPILIYQVRHYRKEGAR comes from the coding sequence GTGACCGCGACACAGACACCTGTCGCGGCCGATGAGTCGCCACCGATGACGGTCGGTGGCGCCCGTCCGCTGCGCCTCGTCATCGGTGCGGTCGGTGCCGTCGTGGTGGCCTGGGCGGCCGGGAACGTCTTCCTGGCGCTGGCCTACTACCCCGAATGGTTCTTCGACAATCGGCTCCTGATGGCCGTTGTCGGCATGATCGCCGGTGTCGGTGGGGCGGCACTGCTGTTCTACTTCGTGAACGTCTTCATCGAGGGGATGCCGCAGCGGCTCTCTGAGGGTGTGATCCCGTACGTCTTCGTGCTGCCGTCGTTCTTCCTGCTCGCTCTCGTGCTCGTCTACCCGACGCTGCAGACGATCAACTACAGCTTCGCGAACAATGACAGCACGGCGTATATCGGGTTCGAGAACTACGCGGCGATCTTCGCCAGTGGCGAGTTCTGGCTCTCGCTCACCAACAACGCACTGTGGCTGATCGTGGTGCCGGCGCTCACCGTGGTGGTCGGCCTGGTCGTGGCACTGTTCGCCGATCGGCTCTCTGCTCAGAGTGAGAAGGTGGCGAAGAGTTTCATCTTCCTGCCGATGGCGATCTCGTTCGTGGCGGCGTCGACCATCTGGGCCATCCAGATCTACAGCCCCAACGAAGACATCGGTCTCTTGAATGCGATCGTGACGACCCTCGGCGGGGATGCGCAGAACTGGATCCGCCTCGACACCTTGCGGTTGAACTCGTTCCTGATGATGGTGATCCTCATCTGGATGCAGGCCGGCTTCGCCATGATCCTGCTCTCCGGCGGTATCAAGGGTGTGCCGGAGGAAACGCTGGAAGCGGCCCGGATGGACGGGGCAAGCGAGCCGCAGGTCTTCTTCCAGGTGATCATCCCGCAGATCAAGGGCACCATGATCACGGTCTTCATCACCGTGACGATTCTGGTGCTGAAGGTCTTCGACATCATCTATGTGCTCACCAACGGGCAAGCGAGCACGAACGTGATCGCGAACCTGTTCTTCCAGGAGCTGTTCACGTTCCAGCGAGCCGGCCGGGCGTCCGCGATCGTGGTGGTGCTCCTCCTGCTCGTGACCCCGATCCTGATCTATCAGGTGCGGCACTACCGGAAGGAGGGGGCCCGATGA
- a CDS encoding GNAT family N-acetyltransferase, whose protein sequence is MSGKPAPSVRLRPLVDADVAMLSSWALDTRFRELAEWSPDLSVAEYRAFWRDLIAAPPPGLLRLGVECADELCGYVDLHGPSESVKELGFLVGPLERWGRGLGTAAAAAGLAYGFDSLGLQRVWAEAYDTNSASLRILARLGMVEIGPGESGMFDGRPTTYRQFALSREQWLPGPVPVSAR, encoded by the coding sequence ATGTCTGGTAAACCTGCGCCGTCCGTGCGCCTGCGCCCGCTGGTCGATGCCGATGTGGCCATGCTCTCCTCATGGGCCCTCGATACCCGGTTCCGCGAGTTGGCCGAGTGGTCGCCTGATTTGTCGGTGGCCGAGTACCGGGCGTTCTGGCGTGACCTGATCGCCGCTCCGCCCCCCGGCCTGCTCCGGCTCGGGGTGGAGTGTGCAGACGAACTGTGCGGGTACGTGGATCTGCACGGGCCCTCCGAAAGCGTGAAGGAACTGGGGTTCCTGGTCGGGCCGCTGGAACGGTGGGGGCGCGGGCTCGGCACAGCCGCAGCAGCAGCCGGGCTGGCGTATGGGTTCGATTCGCTCGGGCTACAGCGCGTGTGGGCCGAGGCGTACGACACCAACTCCGCCTCCCTCCGGATCCTCGCCCGTCTCGGCATGGTCGAGATCGGACCCGGCGAGAGCGGCATGTTCGACGGCCGCCCGACCACATATCGTCAGTTCGCGCTGAGCCGGGAGCAGTGGCTGCCCGGCCCAGTGCCGGTCTCAGCCCGATAG
- a CDS encoding winged helix-turn-helix transcriptional regulator yields MPAIDDEIHECDAALTLAFSVLGKRWNGMIISTLGPGPSSFVALRRAVAGISDTVLSDRLVELAQAGLVARTVDAGPPVAVSYALTPSGESLLPILEQLGTWASANLSAPAN; encoded by the coding sequence ATGCCCGCGATCGACGATGAGATCCATGAGTGCGATGCAGCGCTCACCCTCGCCTTCAGCGTGCTCGGCAAGCGCTGGAACGGCATGATCATCTCGACCCTCGGCCCCGGACCCTCCTCGTTCGTCGCCCTGCGCCGCGCTGTCGCGGGCATCAGCGACACCGTTCTCTCCGACCGTCTGGTAGAGCTCGCCCAGGCGGGACTCGTCGCGCGCACCGTGGACGCCGGCCCTCCCGTCGCCGTCTCCTATGCCCTCACCCCGAGCGGCGAGAGCCTGCTGCCGATCCTCGAACAGCTGGGCACCTGGGCATCTGCGAACCTCTCCGCCCCCGCGAACTGA
- the lpdA gene encoding dihydrolipoyl dehydrogenase, whose product MTSHYDLVVLGAGPGGYIAAIRAAQEGLNVAVVEKQYWGGVCLNVGCIPSKALLRNAELAHTLNHEKDKYGITGDASMAYGPTHARSRKVSAGIVKGVHFLMKKNKITEVDGWGTINSPTSMSVDAEDGSTSELTFDHLIIATGATTKKLPGVELSKNVVTYEEQILDEELPGSVIIAGSGAIGVEFAYVMKNFGVDVTIVEYLDRMVPTEDPEVSKELARHYKKLGVKVLTSTKVEAVEDTGSGVKVTVSPAAGGEQQVLEADRLLSAIGFAPRLEGYGLENIGVATERGAIVVDGRGRTNVENVFAIGDVTGKLMLAHTAEAMGVVAAETISGAETQEIEFDFIPRATYCQPQIASFGYTEEQAKEKGYEVKVAKFPFSANGKAMGLGEPVGFVKVVADAQYNEIIGAHLIGPDVTELLPVLTLAQRWDLTADEVARNVFAHPTLGESVKEAVHGIAGHMLNL is encoded by the coding sequence GTGACTTCACACTATGACCTCGTTGTTCTCGGAGCAGGCCCCGGTGGGTACATCGCAGCGATTCGTGCGGCCCAGGAGGGGCTGAACGTCGCCGTCGTGGAGAAGCAGTACTGGGGTGGTGTGTGCCTGAACGTGGGCTGCATCCCCTCCAAGGCACTGCTGCGCAACGCCGAACTGGCACACACGCTGAACCACGAGAAGGACAAATACGGCATCACCGGAGATGCCTCGATGGCCTACGGGCCCACGCACGCCCGCAGCCGGAAGGTATCCGCCGGCATCGTCAAGGGCGTGCACTTCCTGATGAAGAAGAACAAGATCACCGAGGTGGACGGCTGGGGCACGATCAACTCGCCCACGTCCATGTCCGTGGACGCCGAGGACGGCTCCACCTCGGAGCTCACCTTCGATCACCTGATCATCGCCACCGGTGCCACCACGAAGAAGTTGCCCGGTGTGGAACTCAGCAAGAACGTGGTGACCTACGAGGAGCAGATCCTCGATGAGGAGTTGCCAGGTTCGGTCATCATCGCCGGCTCCGGCGCCATCGGCGTGGAGTTCGCGTACGTGATGAAGAACTTCGGTGTGGACGTGACCATCGTGGAGTACCTCGACCGGATGGTGCCCACCGAGGATCCAGAGGTCTCCAAGGAACTCGCCAGGCACTACAAGAAGCTCGGCGTGAAGGTTCTCACCTCCACGAAGGTCGAAGCCGTCGAAGACACCGGCTCTGGTGTGAAGGTGACCGTGAGCCCGGCCGCCGGTGGCGAGCAGCAGGTGCTCGAGGCCGACCGGCTGCTCTCCGCGATCGGGTTCGCCCCGCGCCTGGAGGGTTACGGCCTGGAGAACATCGGGGTGGCCACTGAGCGGGGCGCCATCGTGGTGGACGGGCGCGGACGCACCAATGTGGAGAACGTCTTCGCGATCGGTGACGTCACCGGCAAGCTCATGCTCGCCCACACCGCTGAGGCGATGGGTGTGGTGGCCGCCGAGACCATCAGCGGAGCCGAGACGCAGGAGATCGAATTCGACTTCATCCCACGCGCCACGTACTGCCAGCCCCAGATCGCCTCCTTCGGTTACACGGAGGAACAGGCGAAGGAGAAGGGGTACGAGGTCAAGGTTGCCAAGTTCCCGTTCTCCGCGAACGGCAAGGCGATGGGCCTGGGTGAGCCTGTCGGCTTCGTGAAGGTGGTGGCCGATGCGCAGTACAACGAGATCATCGGCGCGCACCTGATCGGCCCGGATGTGACCGAGCTGCTCCCGGTGCTCACCCTCGCGCAGCGGTGGGACCTCACCGCAGATGAGGTGGCCCGGAATGTCTTCGCCCACCCCACCCTGGGTGAGTCCGTGAAGGAAGCGGTGCACGGGATCGCCGGGCACATGCTGAACCTGTAG
- a CDS encoding GNAT family N-acetyltransferase, whose product MERVDWTDPDLQRLVGDQETEVDSRYGDPEHDSHLDAETVTVAVLARDEDGTAIACGVLRDPAPAFEPGTGELNRMYVHPDHRRRGIGKEILRALEAAAHERKLGQLVLETGIQQPEAIGLYTSEGYRIIDNYPPYEDEDDSRCFAKAIGAEG is encoded by the coding sequence ATGGAACGTGTCGATTGGACGGATCCTGATCTGCAGCGTCTGGTCGGCGACCAGGAGACTGAAGTGGATTCGCGGTACGGCGATCCCGAGCACGACAGTCACCTCGATGCTGAGACCGTCACGGTCGCCGTCCTCGCTCGCGACGAGGACGGCACCGCGATCGCGTGCGGAGTGCTGCGCGATCCCGCACCGGCATTCGAGCCCGGAACCGGCGAATTGAACCGGATGTACGTCCACCCGGACCATCGGCGCCGCGGTATCGGCAAGGAGATACTGCGGGCCCTGGAGGCTGCGGCGCACGAACGCAAGCTGGGGCAGCTCGTGCTGGAGACCGGCATCCAGCAGCCGGAGGCGATCGGCCTCTACACCTCCGAGGGGTACCGGATCATCGATAACTATCCGCCGTATGAGGACGAGGACGACTCTCGCTGCTTCGCGAAGGCGATCGGCGCCGAGGGCTGA
- a CDS encoding ABC transporter substrate-binding protein — MTLSVRQKVAATSLAATGALLLAGCLQPPGSGSDRGTGADNAETDGDGVVTVLGAFGGAEAEGFEASLEEFMDRTGIDIQYTSDQDFTNTIRARAGSGQAPDIAIFPQPGGLIEQADAGAVEPINFYLDVPALEETLVPGFLDASEASDGLPYGAPMRMAVKSIVWYPHDAYEAGGYDTEPETLEELAAVQEEIRADDIAPWCMGWNSDQATGWVGTDWIEEYMLRLHGPDIYDQWTSHEIPFDDPRVVEAFDAYGELVFAEGNVLGGTSNIIATPFSESILPAFEDPPQCLMERQGNFITGFMPSDIQENLDEEVGLFVFPRAASGDYTDQPILGGGDLAALMNGNDPDSIAVMEFLTSPEFGGPWAQAGGWLSPHATFDTSLYPDEVTRRTAEIVAEADVFRFDGSDLMPNAVGAGTFWTGMVDWLNGKPAEEVTAEIEASWPADGEEEES, encoded by the coding sequence ATGACGCTGTCTGTGCGCCAGAAGGTGGCGGCCACCAGCCTGGCCGCGACGGGAGCGTTGCTCCTGGCAGGCTGTCTGCAACCGCCGGGCAGCGGGAGTGATCGCGGGACCGGTGCGGACAATGCCGAGACCGACGGCGATGGTGTAGTCACTGTGCTCGGCGCTTTCGGTGGGGCGGAGGCAGAGGGTTTCGAGGCTTCACTCGAGGAGTTCATGGATCGAACCGGGATCGATATCCAGTACACCTCCGATCAGGACTTCACGAACACCATTCGTGCGCGAGCCGGTTCAGGTCAGGCGCCCGACATCGCGATCTTTCCACAGCCGGGCGGGTTGATCGAGCAGGCCGATGCGGGTGCCGTTGAGCCCATCAACTTCTACCTGGACGTTCCCGCCCTGGAGGAGACGCTGGTGCCGGGCTTCCTGGATGCCTCGGAGGCATCGGACGGTCTCCCGTACGGTGCGCCGATGCGGATGGCGGTCAAATCGATCGTGTGGTACCCCCACGATGCCTACGAGGCAGGTGGCTACGACACCGAGCCGGAGACCCTCGAGGAACTCGCTGCGGTCCAGGAGGAGATCCGGGCCGATGACATCGCCCCGTGGTGCATGGGGTGGAACTCCGACCAGGCCACCGGGTGGGTGGGCACGGACTGGATCGAGGAGTACATGCTCCGTCTGCACGGTCCGGACATCTACGACCAGTGGACCTCGCATGAGATCCCCTTCGATGACCCGCGTGTGGTGGAAGCGTTCGATGCCTATGGTGAGCTCGTGTTCGCGGAGGGGAACGTGCTTGGCGGGACCTCGAACATCATCGCCACACCGTTCAGCGAGTCCATCCTGCCGGCATTCGAGGATCCGCCGCAGTGCCTGATGGAGCGCCAGGGGAACTTCATCACCGGTTTCATGCCCTCGGACATCCAGGAGAACCTGGACGAGGAAGTCGGACTGTTCGTGTTCCCGCGCGCGGCCTCCGGCGACTACACCGATCAGCCGATCCTCGGCGGCGGCGACCTCGCCGCGCTGATGAACGGCAATGACCCGGACTCGATCGCCGTCATGGAGTTCCTCACCTCGCCCGAGTTCGGTGGACCGTGGGCGCAGGCCGGTGGGTGGCTCTCCCCGCACGCCACCTTCGATACCAGCCTCTACCCGGATGAGGTCACGCGGCGTACCGCGGAGATCGTGGCCGAAGCCGATGTGTTCCGCTTCGACGGTTCGGACCTGATGCCGAACGCCGTGGGCGCCGGAACGTTCTGGACCGGCATGGTCGACTGGCTGAACGGGAAACCGGCGGAGGAGGTCACCGCCGAGATCGAGGCCAGCTGGCCGGCTGACGGGGAAGAGGAGGAGTCGTGA
- a CDS encoding SDR family NAD(P)-dependent oxidoreductase, with amino-acid sequence MTDASVDDTDRGAGLDPADLATTLRVLASMDRLDEQHPDHVAVRMATAAMFKAVKRVRRREIRAAIADADKAVIAATATGAADRIDDETRGIPLATSTDAPVAGELIKPRNCYICKQPYTLVDAFYHQLCPDCARFSHGKRDARTDLAGRRALLTGGRAKIGMYIALRLLRDGAHTTITTRFPRDAVRRFSALPDSADWLHRLRVVGIDLRDPAQVIGLADSVAAQGPLDILINNAAQTVRRSPGAYSLLADAELRPLPDGPLPEMETFGRTADQHPEALAASVSAHPLLSVAALGGTIAEAGGHVLTAEELAHLAMAPGSSSLQKHADGSAIDAGGLVPDTDRVNSWVQNVEHVDPLEMLEVQLCNTTAPFLLTSRLRPSMATSHARRKYIVNVSAMEGQFSRRYKGPGHPHTNMAKAALNMLTRTSAGEMLETDGILMTAVDTGWITDERPHHTKVRLAEEGFHAPLDLVDGAARVYDPIVRGEAGEDLHGCFLKDYRPNPW; translated from the coding sequence ATGACCGACGCCTCTGTCGACGACACCGACCGCGGCGCCGGTCTCGACCCCGCGGATCTTGCGACCACCCTGCGCGTGCTCGCATCCATGGACCGGCTCGACGAGCAGCACCCTGACCATGTCGCGGTGCGGATGGCGACGGCGGCGATGTTCAAGGCCGTCAAACGTGTGCGTCGCCGCGAGATCCGTGCTGCGATCGCCGATGCCGACAAGGCCGTGATCGCAGCGACAGCGACGGGTGCTGCTGACCGCATCGACGACGAGACGCGCGGGATCCCGCTGGCGACCAGCACCGACGCCCCCGTCGCCGGCGAGCTGATCAAGCCCCGCAACTGCTACATCTGCAAGCAGCCGTACACGCTCGTCGACGCTTTCTACCATCAGCTATGTCCGGACTGCGCACGCTTTAGCCATGGCAAACGTGATGCGCGTACGGACCTGGCGGGAAGGCGGGCGCTCCTCACCGGCGGCCGCGCGAAGATCGGAATGTACATCGCTCTGCGCCTGCTCCGCGACGGCGCGCACACCACGATCACGACCCGGTTTCCGCGGGACGCGGTGCGCCGATTCTCCGCGCTCCCCGACTCCGCCGACTGGCTGCATCGTCTGCGCGTGGTCGGGATCGACCTGCGCGACCCTGCCCAGGTGATCGGGCTCGCGGATTCCGTCGCCGCCCAGGGCCCGCTCGACATCCTCATCAACAACGCCGCGCAGACGGTCCGCCGATCGCCCGGTGCCTACTCGCTGCTCGCGGATGCGGAGCTCCGGCCGCTGCCGGACGGACCTCTGCCCGAGATGGAGACCTTCGGACGCACAGCCGATCAGCACCCGGAGGCGCTGGCAGCATCCGTGTCGGCGCACCCGCTGCTCTCGGTCGCGGCCCTCGGAGGCACGATCGCGGAGGCCGGGGGTCACGTGCTCACGGCCGAGGAGCTTGCTCACCTCGCGATGGCCCCAGGGTCGTCGTCGCTGCAGAAGCACGCCGACGGTTCGGCGATCGATGCGGGCGGACTCGTGCCCGATACCGACCGCGTGAACAGTTGGGTGCAGAACGTCGAGCACGTCGATCCGCTGGAGATGCTTGAGGTGCAGCTGTGCAACACGACGGCTCCGTTCCTGCTGACCAGTCGCCTTCGTCCGTCGATGGCCACGTCGCACGCGCGCCGAAAGTACATCGTCAACGTGTCCGCGATGGAGGGGCAGTTCTCACGCCGTTACAAGGGGCCGGGGCATCCGCACACCAACATGGCGAAGGCCGCGCTCAACATGCTCACCCGTACGAGCGCTGGCGAGATGCTGGAGACCGACGGCATTCTCATGACCGCGGTCGACACCGGCTGGATCACGGATGAGCGCCCGCACCACACGAAGGTGCGGCTCGCGGAGGAGGGCTTCCATGCTCCCCTCGACCTCGTCGACGGCGCCGCCCGCGTCTACGATCCGATTGTCCGTGGCGAGGCCGGCGAGGATCTGCACGGCTGCTTCCTGAAGGACTACAGGCCGAACCCCTGGTGA
- a CDS encoding sensor histidine kinase, translating to MTESPSPPQVSPRLLDALLGIAVALGVALVIAAEAESAQGQPPAAYLFALGFGALMVWRRHWPRVVLVLTVLGIFIYYALGFPPIGISWPAVAAIYSGAEQGRTRTAMGAGAILVAVAAYFRIDEGLPAAYLISYEMFTNVALIAAAIALGVSVRTRRYARRQQARILELTTAEHARRSAARLQAEREQIARDLHDSIGHSLAVVSMNAGVAAEALGRDEPTAQRALAQIRESAGETLRELRATVRLLRTAPTSAEGSITAPGLAGLESLLDAARGAGLQVDAHVGVPGSTMPALSGPIDAAAFRIVQESLTNVVRHAGATQVRVTAAVEEGWLVLEVRDDGHGALVAPGTPRRRMSTDDAQMLEGAAGSATTAGAGASGTPAPPSGHGIDGMRERATLLGGTLTAGDAVNGGFVVRAALPARLDA from the coding sequence GTGACCGAGAGCCCGAGCCCTCCCCAGGTCAGCCCCCGCCTTCTTGATGCGCTGCTGGGCATCGCCGTGGCGCTCGGGGTGGCCCTGGTGATCGCCGCCGAGGCGGAGAGCGCTCAGGGCCAACCGCCGGCCGCGTACCTGTTCGCCCTGGGGTTCGGCGCTCTCATGGTGTGGCGCCGGCACTGGCCACGTGTGGTCCTGGTGCTGACGGTGCTGGGTATCTTCATCTACTACGCACTCGGATTCCCACCGATCGGGATCTCCTGGCCGGCCGTGGCCGCCATCTACTCCGGGGCCGAGCAAGGGCGAACCCGCACCGCCATGGGCGCCGGTGCGATCCTGGTGGCAGTAGCGGCGTACTTCCGCATCGATGAGGGTCTCCCGGCGGCGTACCTCATCTCCTACGAGATGTTCACCAACGTCGCCCTCATCGCAGCAGCGATCGCCCTCGGCGTCAGCGTGCGGACCAGGCGGTACGCCCGCAGGCAGCAGGCCCGCATCCTCGAGCTCACCACCGCCGAGCACGCGCGCCGCTCCGCCGCACGGCTGCAAGCCGAACGCGAGCAGATTGCCCGTGACCTGCACGACTCGATCGGACACAGTCTGGCTGTGGTGTCCATGAACGCCGGCGTTGCCGCCGAGGCGCTCGGCCGCGATGAGCCGACGGCGCAGCGCGCCCTGGCACAGATCCGTGAGTCCGCTGGGGAGACGTTGCGTGAGCTGCGGGCCACGGTACGTCTGCTCCGGACCGCGCCCACGTCCGCCGAGGGCTCGATCACCGCGCCTGGGCTCGCCGGCCTCGAGTCGCTCCTGGACGCAGCCCGCGGCGCCGGCCTGCAGGTGGATGCACACGTCGGCGTCCCCGGCTCCACCATGCCCGCGCTGTCCGGTCCGATCGATGCTGCCGCCTTCCGCATCGTGCAGGAGTCCCTCACGAACGTGGTCCGCCATGCCGGGGCCACGCAGGTGAGAGTCACCGCCGCCGTGGAGGAGGGGTGGCTCGTGCTGGAAGTGCGCGATGACGGTCACGGCGCCCTGGTGGCGCCCGGTACGCCAAGGCGCCGTATGTCAACGGACGATGCGCAGATGCTCGAGGGTGCTGCCGGCTCGGCCACAACGGCGGGCGCCGGCGCATCGGGCACGCCAGCTCCGCCGTCGGGCCATGGCATCGACGGCATGCGCGAGCGGGCCACGTTGCTCGGCGGAACTCTCACTGCCGGGGACGCGGTGAACGGGGGGTTTGTGGTGCGAGCCGCGTTGCCGGCCAGGCTCGACGCATGA